From a single Photobacterium gaetbulicola Gung47 genomic region:
- a CDS encoding putative transposase IS66 (COG3436): MSAGKLYKYEPATLLRITGQSPFVPEQHIMERLRCNACGQYFTAKLPDEVVEDGKPGQKYGYSARSLMALHKFFAGAPYYRQESIQALMGVKLTASSVFDQTELVASSLQPIYTLLLQKAANAVHYYLDDTSNRILDQTPIEKPVRNSDKTRERSGVYSSGLVATLSEWPQHSAVSNQYRSCRRVYR; this comes from the coding sequence ATGTCAGCAGGTAAACTGTACAAATATGAGCCTGCCACCCTGTTGCGGATTACCGGACAAAGTCCATTCGTCCCGGAACAACACATCATGGAGCGGTTGCGCTGTAATGCCTGCGGCCAATATTTTACTGCCAAGCTCCCCGATGAGGTGGTTGAGGATGGTAAACCGGGCCAAAAGTATGGCTACAGTGCCCGTAGCCTGATGGCACTGCACAAGTTTTTTGCCGGTGCGCCCTACTATCGTCAGGAGAGCATCCAGGCCTTAATGGGAGTAAAACTGACCGCCTCTAGCGTATTCGATCAGACCGAATTGGTTGCCAGTAGCCTGCAACCGATCTACACGTTGTTGCTACAAAAAGCGGCTAACGCTGTGCATTACTATCTGGACGACACAAGTAACCGGATCTTAGATCAAACTCCGATTGAAAAGCCCGTACGCAACAGCGATAAGACTCGCGAGCGTAGCGGGGTCTACAGCTCTGGTCTGGTCGCTACCCTGTCTGAATGGCCACAACATAGTGCTGTATCAAACCAATATCGGTCATGCCGGAGAGTTTATCGATGA
- a CDS encoding putative IS66 Orf2 family protein (COG3436): MIHLTADTKILLATKPADFRCGIDGFAALCRHQLKQEPRSGTLFVFTNRRRTMLRALCYDGSGFWLMSKRLSKGRFQDWPRHHQDEVTPLAAKQLKTLLTGQSGWQKL, translated from the coding sequence ATGATCCACCTGACTGCAGATACCAAAATTCTGCTTGCCACTAAACCCGCTGATTTCCGTTGCGGCATTGATGGATTTGCCGCTTTGTGCCGCCATCAGCTTAAACAAGAACCTCGCAGCGGAACCCTGTTTGTGTTCACCAACCGCCGTCGGACAATGCTGCGGGCGCTATGCTATGACGGTTCCGGCTTCTGGTTAATGAGCAAGCGCCTGTCCAAGGGCCGCTTTCAGGACTGGCCCCGTCATCATCAGGATGAGGTCACGCCTCTGGCCGCTAAGCAGCTAAAAACCTTGCTGACAGGGCAGTCTGGCTGGCAAAAACTATGA